Below is a genomic region from Dehalococcoidales bacterium.
GCCGCTGTCATTGATTTTCACGGCATGGACAGCAAAAGCGTCCCGCAGCCGGTGCGGGCTTACGCCGTGTACCTTACCCGACTCAGCATTCTTAAGCCTGGGGAGCCCGGCCCTTTCGGCACAATGCCGCACTATCTGCCAGGCCCGGTGGCGGTTAATGCCGAAGAGGAGAAGCCGGCCCCCTCTGGAACGAGGCCCTTTACGGCCTACGTATTCCTTAAGCATATCCAGGGTTTCGGCATCAACCGGCAGAGTGCGAAAGCGCCGCTGTTCCCGAACCTGAGAAAGGGCCTGGTCGACATCAAATCCACAAACGGAGCAGAACCGGTGCGCCCGGGCCAGTCGCGCTCCGCAGCGCGGGCAGGAAAGCCTCACCCTTTCCTTGAGGTGCTTGATGGTGACCGTGCTCTCGCCAAAATCAATGTCATCGACCGTTATGCCCAGCGCCTCGGAAATACGGCAGCCGAGCCGGAACAAAAGCCGAATAAGCAGCCGGTCCCGCAGGTATTCAGCGGCCTGCTCCAGTTTTTCTACATCTTGAGGTTCAAGATACGCTTTGGTCATCTAAAATTACCTCATGTGGAAACCGTATACTTACTGGACATGCTGCCCTGGTCGTCCACACACTGGAAGGTCCTGCCCTTACCAACCATGGTGAGGATGTTTCTTTCGATTTTATAAGATTGCCCCGGCGAGAGAGTCATTGGGTACACGTTATTGGTATACCAATCAACTCCATCGTCTTGAGAGCCGATATAGAGCCTGACGTCATGTGTTTCGGTTACCGGGCCCGAGTTGGTGACCAGGATTTCGAAATATACTCTAACGCGCTCACCTTCAGGTACTTTCCAGGTATTAACATTAGAGTAAGTGAACCTGCTCAGCACGGTAGGCAATATGATGATGCTGCCGA
It encodes:
- a CDS encoding tyrosine-type recombinase/integrase; protein product: MTKAYLEPQDVEKLEQAAEYLRDRLLIRLLFRLGCRISEALGITVDDIDFGESTVTIKHLKERVRLSCPRCGARLARAHRFCSVCGFDVDQALSQVREQRRFRTLPVDAETLDMLKEYVGRKGPRSRGGRLLLFGINRHRAWQIVRHCAERAGLPRLKNAESGKVHGVSPHRLRDAFAVHAVKINDSGDGIRMLQEHLGHQSIATTMRYRKVSGEEQRQWFDKLWEENKSKGERNGKA